In Venenivibrio stagnispumantis, the following are encoded in one genomic region:
- a CDS encoding ribonucleotide reductase N-terminal alpha domain-containing protein: protein MERVVIKRDGSVERFQMKKLINAIFALFDGMNLPDDWEIAFKIAKELDLKIPEKVTTEELDFLVLKAIEHLIPSHYIYDTLASRQLLKIINRKIDKRFSSFEEMIRYGIKENLYKEEIGKFDLERLSKVIDYSRDHLLDYFGLTTLKDRYFTRDRNGEIIEKPQWFFMRVALGIGNNEEEIIKIYDKISKLEYLHSTPTLYNSGTITNQYSSCFPAGTPIITKNGVKNIEDIQVGDVVLTAEGNFKVVSGTFQRKYSSKLYKIKVWGLWGDEETVKATDDHKFLVLPKEEVDCNRKFFKVCPPYQNTLKCQPVYREYANVCERTEIDLLEALKWTEAKDLNEGDFIVIPYPKEVKDKEFLNILDYIDNINLIEKDGYILKKNYDKQKRTPEFNNQINTIKAKIPLNSDFMRFLGYYLAEGYILDNRLIVFTFNSKEKEYIEDVRNLSIKLFGIVPTIHDNKDNSTRISIHSTYLSKFINNLVGTGYNKKVLPEEILLAKPESQRGLIIGIFRGDGTTVSDGMRLTISNKSLAYQIFIILLRLGYMPRISKAYKNHLAKEQPYSIHLSINDGLDLIKEINKDLYKIKAKPDMKKINSYRFRYGDYVFYKIQSIKTENFDGIVYDFEVKGDHSFSANLVAAHNCYVNVIDDSLESIMDKAKETAFLAKYAGGVGTDITRIRATGSPIKSLNAKSSGIIPFIKIFDTIVNAIQQGGRRRSSQVMYLQPWHLDVDAFLDLRETTGNPYFRTPSLNTAFWMPDEIMRRIKEGEPFYLFDPAECPELITSYGENFKIKYEECIKKAENGELKLWKKVEDSQGWFNRYLFKLAKTGHPWLIFKDRHNEANPVPKYGVINSSNLCSEISLPNSPERTAVCTLASVNLTKHINENKTDIDWEKLKETLEIMVVALDNILDKNFYPSEESRLHTMELRPLGIGLMGFAETLIELGIPYDSEEAVEFARKIAKFMREVTFRKSEELAEERGAFPHYYEGNYDFKPRRNSHLLAIAPTASISIIAGTSSSIDSIFSNIYSRDTLSGKFIVINKQLIKALEEQGLWNEEIAEKIKANSGSVQYIEELEGKINKALFKTAYEIHPKRQIDIAAAFQEYIDQAVSKSLYIEEDLRDDMFNIYMYAWEKGLKSTYYCFIDKTVKGEKYTLNVNKRGERRGFGAALKTAKNQEIEEIEKMAREKYGDEVVEKVKSGNIEACPTDPLLAKICPSCE, encoded by the coding sequence ATGGAAAGAGTTGTTATTAAGAGAGATGGTAGTGTAGAAAGATTTCAGATGAAAAAATTGATAAACGCTATATTTGCATTGTTTGATGGGATGAATCTTCCGGATGATTGGGAAATAGCCTTTAAAATAGCAAAAGAGCTTGATTTAAAAATACCTGAAAAAGTAACAACAGAAGAACTTGATTTTCTTGTCCTAAAAGCAATAGAGCATCTTATTCCTTCTCATTATATATATGATACATTGGCATCAAGACAATTACTTAAAATTATAAATAGAAAGATAGATAAAAGATTTAGCTCTTTTGAAGAGATGATAAGATATGGTATAAAAGAAAATCTATATAAAGAAGAAATAGGAAAATTTGATTTAGAAAGATTATCTAAGGTTATAGATTACTCAAGAGACCATCTTCTTGATTATTTTGGCTTGACTACATTAAAAGATAGATATTTTACAAGAGATAGGAATGGAGAAATAATAGAAAAACCTCAATGGTTTTTTATGAGAGTAGCCCTTGGAATAGGTAATAATGAGGAAGAAATAATAAAAATATATGATAAAATTTCAAAACTTGAATATCTCCACTCAACCCCAACATTATACAATTCCGGAACTATAACAAATCAGTATTCTTCATGTTTCCCTGCAGGAACTCCGATAATAACAAAAAATGGAGTTAAAAATATAGAGGATATACAAGTAGGTGATGTAGTATTAACTGCAGAAGGTAATTTTAAAGTAGTTTCAGGAACTTTTCAGAGAAAATATAGTAGCAAACTTTATAAAATAAAAGTATGGGGACTTTGGGGGGATGAAGAAACAGTAAAAGCAACTGATGACCATAAATTTTTGGTTTTACCAAAAGAGGAAGTTGATTGTAATAGAAAATTTTTCAAAGTATGTCCTCCATATCAAAATACGCTAAAATGCCAACCTGTCTATAGAGAGTATGCAAATGTTTGTGAAAGAACAGAAATAGATTTATTGGAAGCACTAAAATGGACAGAAGCTAAAGATTTAAATGAAGGCGATTTTATAGTTATTCCTTATCCAAAAGAGGTGAAAGATAAAGAATTTTTAAATATTTTAGATTATATAGATAATATAAATCTTATAGAAAAAGATGGATATATTTTGAAAAAAAATTATGATAAACAAAAAAGAACCCCTGAATTTAATAATCAAATAAACACTATAAAAGCAAAAATTCCATTAAATTCGGATTTCATGAGATTTTTAGGATATTATCTTGCAGAAGGATACATTTTAGATAATAGATTAATAGTTTTCACATTCAATTCAAAAGAAAAAGAGTATATAGAAGATGTTAGAAATCTTTCTATAAAATTATTTGGTATAGTGCCAACTATACACGATAATAAAGATAATTCAACAAGAATATCCATACATAGCACATATTTATCTAAATTTATAAATAATCTTGTAGGAACCGGATATAACAAAAAAGTTCTTCCTGAAGAAATTTTACTTGCCAAACCTGAAAGTCAAAGAGGATTAATAATAGGAATATTCAGAGGTGATGGAACTACGGTTTCCGATGGAATGAGATTAACCATATCAAATAAATCTTTAGCATATCAAATATTTATAATTCTTTTAAGACTCGGATATATGCCGAGAATTTCAAAAGCATATAAAAATCATTTAGCAAAAGAACAACCCTATTCTATACATTTATCAATTAATGATGGATTAGATTTAATTAAGGAAATAAATAAAGATTTATATAAGATAAAAGCAAAACCAGATATGAAAAAAATTAATAGTTACAGATTCAGATATGGTGATTATGTATTTTATAAAATCCAATCTATAAAAACAGAAAACTTTGATGGTATAGTATATGATTTTGAAGTAAAAGGAGACCATAGCTTTAGTGCAAATTTAGTAGCAGCACATAATTGTTATGTAAATGTTATAGATGACTCATTAGAATCTATTATGGATAAAGCGAAAGAAACTGCTTTCTTGGCTAAATATGCCGGTGGAGTTGGAACAGATATTACAAGAATTAGAGCAACCGGTTCTCCGATAAAATCCTTAAATGCAAAATCTTCCGGAATTATTCCATTTATAAAAATATTTGATACCATTGTAAATGCTATACAACAAGGAGGTAGAAGAAGAAGTTCTCAGGTTATGTATTTACAACCATGGCATCTTGATGTTGATGCATTCTTAGATTTAAGAGAAACAACCGGTAATCCTTATTTTAGAACACCATCACTTAATACTGCCTTCTGGATGCCTGATGAAATAATGAGAAGAATAAAAGAAGGAGAACCTTTTTATCTTTTTGACCCGGCAGAATGTCCGGAGCTTATAACAAGCTATGGAGAAAATTTTAAAATAAAATATGAAGAATGCATAAAAAAAGCAGAAAATGGAGAACTAAAATTATGGAAAAAAGTAGAAGATAGTCAAGGATGGTTTAACAGATATTTATTTAAACTTGCTAAAACCGGACATCCATGGTTAATATTTAAAGACAGACACAACGAAGCTAATCCTGTTCCAAAATATGGTGTTATAAACTCTTCTAATTTATGTAGTGAGATTTCCTTGCCAAACTCTCCGGAAAGAACAGCAGTCTGCACACTTGCCTCTGTAAATCTTACAAAACATATAAATGAAAACAAAACAGATATAGATTGGGAGAAATTAAAAGAAACATTAGAAATTATGGTAGTTGCCCTTGATAATATTTTAGATAAAAACTTTTATCCATCGGAAGAATCAAGACTTCATACAATGGAACTTAGACCACTTGGCATTGGATTAATGGGATTTGCCGAAACTTTAATAGAACTTGGTATCCCTTATGATAGTGAAGAGGCAGTAGAGTTTGCAAGAAAAATAGCAAAATTTATGAGAGAAGTTACTTTTAGAAAATCAGAAGAACTTGCAGAAGAAAGAGGTGCTTTCCCTCATTATTATGAAGGAAATTATGATTTTAAACCAAGAAGAAATTCGCATTTACTTGCAATAGCACCTACTGCTTCTATCTCTATAATTGCCGGAACATCTTCTTCTATTGATAGCATTTTCTCTAATATATATAGCAGAGATACACTTTCCGGTAAGTTTATAGTAATAAATAAACAATTAATAAAAGCCCTTGAAGAACAAGGCTTATGGAATGAAGAGATAGCAGAAAAGATAAAAGCAAATAGTGGTTCAGTCCAATATATAGAAGAACTTGAAGGAAAAATAAATAAAGCATTATTTAAAACAGCTTATGAAATCCATCCAAAAAGACAGATAGATATAGCCGCAGCATTCCAAGAATATATAGACCAAGCAGTAAGTAAATCCCTTTATATAGAAGAAGATTTAAGAGATGATATGTTTAATATTTATATGTATGCTTGGGAAAAAGGATTAAAATCTACTTATTACTGCTTTATTGATAAAACAGTAAAAGGAGAAAAATACACATTAAATGTAAATAAAAGAGGAGAAAGAAGAGGATTTGGTGCTGCTCTAAAAACAGCTAAAAACCAAGAGATAGAAGAAATTGAAAAAATGGCACGGGAAAAATACGGTGATGAGGTAGTAGAAAAAGTAAAATCCGGCAATATAGAAGCCTGTCCAACAGACCCATTACTTGCTAAAATCTGTCCAAGCTGTGAATAA
- a CDS encoding epoxyqueuosine reductase QueH, with product MDKILVHICCGVDSVWALRKLREDYPDAYIEGFFYDPNIHPEEEYELRWIETKRVCNSLGINCTKGEYDLKNWFNAVKGYENEPERGERCSICHDLRLEKTAQLAVEKGFNKFTTVLMMSPKKDFDVLKKIGEDIAEKYNLQFLAVDFRKNNGTQKMNQLAKEQQLYHQNYCGCIYGLFSQRKVNFQSGSFIPELVSFSKGRLAGSREELLFIKQIRLFAEELGLKVEEQQFRFLGWRVISSRLQINKQDIKHNIYLYSDSIKGVLNDRVKSIIGNKIILEKSDVEILITEDNIDMEPRFTTNPIFILNKKDIQGINIEKLTMELTTEFIPSSKSQNLYIGDIYNASEIIKFYSDTDFEGKNGYSLKEINDTILKNKENIKEGKTAVIVFGANFFGKIGENIFKHLSGQNSLLNPSDKVFC from the coding sequence ATGGATAAAATATTGGTGCATATATGCTGTGGAGTTGATTCTGTTTGGGCATTAAGAAAGTTAAGAGAAGATTATCCGGATGCTTATATAGAAGGATTTTTTTATGACCCGAATATTCATCCGGAAGAAGAATATGAGCTTAGATGGATTGAAACAAAAAGAGTATGTAATAGCTTAGGCATAAACTGCACTAAAGGAGAGTATGACCTAAAAAATTGGTTTAATGCAGTAAAAGGATATGAAAATGAGCCGGAAAGAGGCGAAAGATGTAGTATCTGTCACGATTTAAGATTGGAAAAAACAGCACAGCTTGCAGTAGAAAAAGGATTTAACAAATTTACAACAGTCCTAATGATGAGTCCTAAGAAAGATTTTGATGTTTTAAAAAAGATAGGAGAAGATATAGCAGAAAAATATAATCTACAATTTCTTGCTGTAGATTTTAGAAAAAATAACGGAACACAAAAAATGAACCAGCTTGCCAAAGAACAACAACTATATCATCAAAATTATTGCGGATGTATTTATGGATTGTTTTCACAAAGGAAAGTTAATTTTCAATCAGGCTCGTTTATACCGGAGTTGGTTTCTTTCTCAAAAGGAAGATTAGCCGGTAGTAGAGAAGAACTTTTATTTATAAAACAGATAAGATTATTTGCAGAAGAACTTGGATTAAAAGTAGAAGAACAGCAATTTAGATTTCTCGGATGGAGAGTTATATCATCAAGATTACAAATAAACAAACAGGATATAAAGCACAATATATATCTTTATTCTGATAGCATAAAAGGAGTTTTAAATGATAGAGTAAAATCTATTATTGGAAATAAAATAATTCTTGAAAAATCAGATGTAGAAATTTTAATAACAGAAGATAATATAGATATGGAGCCAAGATTTACAACAAATCCTATTTTTATATTAAATAAAAAGGATATACAGGGAATAAATATAGAAAAATTAACTATGGAGCTTACTACAGAATTTATTCCTTCTTCTAAATCTCAAAATTTATATATTGGAGATATTTATAATGCATCTGAGATTATAAAATTTTATTCAGATACAGATTTTGAAGGAAAAAATGGATATTCTTTAAAAGAAATTAATGATACTATCTTAAAAAATAAAGAAAATATAAAAGAAGGAAAAACAGCAGTTATCGTATTTGGAGCAAACTTTTTCGGTAAAATTGGAGAAAATATTTTTAAACATTTATCCGGACAAAATTCTCTTCTAAATCCATCTGATAAAGTTTTTTGCTGA
- a CDS encoding glycoside hydrolase family 15 protein, with the protein MKKEIVLSNGNMFINFDSFMNMRDFYFPYVGMFNHLNGEASGIGVWVDDKFSWIDNRWDIKFGYEKKTLVSNVILKNQELGIELIINDAIHKYSNMFLRKIRVKNLTDKDIKFRIYFYHPFKLNETEIGNTAYFNPKLKGILHYKVNTYLFISGSGGEIDYTVSKKNHISGSWKEIEEGKLKRTKIVQGEIDSAFGLIKDIKANQEETLYYYILAGYRYDDIKKLKQKVDKETPEHLLEETILFWRSWVQEKDRLHPAISMDIKSLYYRSLLITRAHIDNRGAIIAANDTSIYKFNKDHYSYLWPRDGSFVAIALDNAGYFHITENFFKFCADKITEDGYLLHKYSPDGSVGSSWHPWSDEEENFQLPIQEDETALVIYALYNHYKVSKNIEFIDFMYNKYVRPAAEFMISYRDEKTKLPLESYDLWEEKRGIFTYTASTVYAGLNTASFLANITGNKEESIRYKKAAEEVREAILKYLYDEKEGLFVRMLKINKDGSIYKDFTAESSLLLIPKFGIVPVDDYRFLNTLKYIEEKLWIKEGIGGLARYEGDYYHRVSENVAGNPWVITTLWLADVYLELGEYNKTFELINWVLKRKSESGLLAEQYDPFTGEPLSVNPLTWSHSTFCYVVQNLSKKLYQMDLEENFVRINV; encoded by the coding sequence ATGAAAAAAGAGATAGTTTTAAGTAATGGGAATATGTTTATAAATTTTGATTCATTCATGAATATGAGAGATTTTTACTTTCCTTATGTTGGAATGTTTAATCATCTTAATGGTGAAGCATCCGGTATAGGTGTATGGGTTGATGATAAATTTAGTTGGATAGATAATAGATGGGATATAAAATTTGGTTATGAGAAAAAAACCTTAGTTTCTAATGTGATTTTAAAAAATCAAGAGCTTGGTATAGAATTAATTATAAATGATGCTATCCATAAATACAGTAATATGTTTTTAAGAAAAATAAGAGTAAAAAACCTTACAGATAAAGATATAAAATTTAGAATATATTTTTATCATCCTTTTAAATTAAATGAGACAGAAATAGGAAACACTGCATATTTTAATCCAAAATTAAAAGGAATACTACATTATAAAGTAAATACATATCTTTTTATCTCAGGCAGTGGTGGAGAGATTGATTATACAGTTTCAAAGAAAAATCATATATCAGGAAGCTGGAAAGAGATAGAAGAAGGAAAATTAAAAAGAACAAAGATAGTGCAGGGAGAGATAGATAGTGCTTTTGGTTTGATAAAAGATATAAAAGCAAATCAAGAAGAAACTTTATATTATTATATTCTTGCCGGTTATAGATATGATGATATAAAAAAATTAAAACAAAAGGTTGATAAAGAAACTCCGGAGCATCTTTTGGAAGAAACTATTTTATTTTGGCGTTCATGGGTTCAGGAAAAAGACAGATTACATCCGGCAATATCTATGGATATAAAAAGTTTATATTACAGAAGCTTACTTATAACAAGGGCTCATATAGATAATAGAGGAGCAATTATTGCTGCAAATGATACATCTATATATAAATTTAACAAAGACCATTATAGCTATCTTTGGCCAAGAGATGGAAGTTTTGTTGCAATAGCTTTGGATAATGCAGGTTATTTTCATATTACTGAAAATTTCTTTAAATTTTGTGCAGATAAAATAACAGAAGATGGTTATCTTCTTCATAAATACTCGCCTGATGGTTCTGTTGGTTCTTCCTGGCATCCTTGGTCAGATGAAGAAGAGAATTTTCAATTACCTATACAGGAAGACGAAACTGCCTTAGTTATATATGCCCTTTATAATCATTACAAAGTCAGTAAAAATATAGAATTTATAGATTTTATGTATAACAAATATGTAAGACCGGCTGCTGAATTTATGATTTCTTATAGAGATGAAAAAACAAAATTACCACTTGAAAGTTATGATTTATGGGAAGAAAAAAGAGGTATATTTACATATACTGCAAGCACCGTTTATGCCGGATTAAATACTGCTTCATTTTTAGCAAATATAACCGGTAATAAAGAAGAATCAATTAGATATAAAAAAGCAGCAGAAGAGGTAAGAGAAGCAATATTAAAATATCTTTATGATGAAAAAGAAGGATTGTTTGTAAGAATGTTAAAAATAAATAAAGATGGCTCTATCTATAAAGATTTTACAGCAGAAAGTAGCTTATTACTTATTCCAAAATTTGGTATAGTGCCGGTAGATGATTATAGATTTTTAAACACTTTAAAATATATTGAAGAAAAACTATGGATAAAAGAAGGAATAGGTGGTCTTGCAAGATATGAAGGAGATTATTATCATAGGGTTTCTGAAAATGTAGCCGGAAATCCTTGGGTTATAACTACATTATGGCTTGCTGATGTATATCTTGAGCTTGGAGAATATAATAAAACATTTGAGTTGATAAATTGGGTATTAAAAAGAAAATCGGAAAGCGGATTACTTGCAGAGCAGTATGACCCATTTACAGGAGAACCTCTTTCTGTTAATCCGCTTACATGGTCACATTCAACATTTTGTTATGTTGTCCAAAATCTCAGCAAAAAACTTTATCAGATGGATTTAGAAGAGAATTTTGTCCGGATAAATGTTTAA
- a CDS encoding pseudouridine synthase yields MIRINKYIASSGCCSRRKAEELIKEGKVFVNGKKITDLSFKINPEKDIVKIDDKIIKPVEKDIFIKIYKPRKYLTQLGKDKFGRKTLSDLLQEIGIKERVFPVGRLDYDSEGLLILTNNGEVAYKLSHPKFEKEKVYDVLVDGIVKDLEKLQKGIMLEDGFFKPDDIKILRYEDGKTWLRIKIHSGKKRIIRRFMDAFGHKVLRLIRIKMDNIELGNLKPKEYRFLTEKEIKMLKR; encoded by the coding sequence ATGATAAGAATTAATAAATATATTGCATCTTCCGGATGTTGTTCCAGAAGAAAGGCAGAAGAACTGATAAAAGAAGGAAAAGTTTTTGTCAATGGTAAAAAAATAACTGATTTATCATTTAAAATAAATCCTGAAAAAGATATAGTAAAGATAGACGATAAAATAATAAAACCGGTAGAAAAAGATATATTTATAAAAATCTACAAACCAAGAAAATATCTAACCCAACTTGGAAAAGATAAATTCGGAAGGAAAACCTTATCAGATTTACTACAAGAAATTGGTATTAAAGAGAGAGTTTTTCCGGTAGGAAGGCTTGATTATGATAGCGAAGGTTTATTGATATTAACAAATAACGGAGAAGTAGCCTATAAATTATCTCATCCAAAATTTGAAAAAGAAAAAGTTTATGATGTATTAGTAGATGGCATTGTAAAAGATTTGGAAAAATTACAAAAAGGCATTATGTTAGAAGATGGATTTTTTAAACCGGATGATATTAAAATATTAAGATATGAAGATGGTAAAACCTGGCTCAGGATAAAAATCCATAGTGGCAAAAAAAGAATAATCAGAAGATTTATGGATGCTTTTGGTCATAAAGTATTAAGATTAATAAGGATTAAAATGGATAATATAGAACTTGGTAATTTAAAGCCAAAAGAATATAGATTTCTTACAGAAAAAGAAATTAAAATGCTAAAGAGGTAA
- the rsmG gene encoding 16S rRNA (guanine(527)-N(7))-methyltransferase RsmG has translation MIEKLKILAEKNGIYLTEEHLEKFQKYLDMLLKWNKVYNLTSIRKKEEIITKHFLDSLTCIKLFEIKNIDIKNKDIADFGTGAGFPGVPLKIYYQDMINLFLIESVGKKCIFLEMLSKELNVGYTVLCKRAEEINEKFDIVLSRATGETFEVIKIGKNLLKENGYLIIMKGKEVEEELKDFTISLNFYGLTERKFIVLQKR, from the coding sequence ATGATAGAAAAACTTAAAATATTAGCAGAAAAAAATGGAATATATCTGACTGAGGAACATCTTGAAAAATTTCAAAAATATTTAGATATGCTTTTAAAATGGAATAAAGTTTATAACTTAACTTCTATAAGAAAAAAGGAAGAGATAATTACAAAACATTTTTTAGATAGTTTAACCTGTATAAAACTATTTGAGATAAAAAATATAGATATAAAAAATAAAGATATTGCAGATTTTGGAACTGGTGCCGGATTTCCCGGTGTCCCATTAAAAATATATTATCAGGATATGATAAATCTTTTTTTGATAGAGTCTGTCGGTAAAAAATGTATTTTTTTAGAAATGCTTTCAAAAGAGCTAAATGTAGGATATACGGTGCTATGTAAAAGGGCAGAAGAGATAAATGAAAAATTTGATATAGTTTTAAGCAGGGCAACCGGTGAAACTTTTGAAGTTATAAAAATAGGCAAAAATCTTCTTAAAGAAAATGGTTATCTGATTATAATGAAAGGAAAAGAAGTTGAAGAAGAGCTTAAAGATTTTACAATTTCATTAAATTTCTACGGATTAACGGAGAGAAAATTTATTGTATTACAAAAAAGATGA
- a CDS encoding N-glycosylase/DNA lyase: protein MIPPKEILEEAIKQVKPFVDKRISEFKNLKNKGITEFDFKPFLNIEPYKADIFSEACFCILTANSSASMGIKIQKEIGIEGFKEYPVEKLFEIIRKNGHRFAMQRAERIVLLREKSELINQISKYQDGKEAREILVKNIKGYGYKEASHFLRNIGFDDVAIIDRHISRFLFENNFVKPRKTITKSVYLESEKALEKIAKDLNLTQAELDLYIFYIKTKKVLK from the coding sequence TTGATACCACCAAAAGAGATTTTAGAAGAAGCTATAAAACAAGTCAAACCATTTGTTGATAAAAGAATATCAGAATTTAAAAATCTAAAAAATAAAGGTATTACCGAGTTTGATTTTAAACCATTTTTAAATATAGAGCCTTATAAAGCCGATATATTTTCAGAGGCTTGTTTTTGTATATTGACTGCTAATTCTTCTGCATCAATGGGAATAAAGATACAAAAAGAGATAGGAATAGAAGGATTTAAAGAATATCCCGTAGAAAAATTATTTGAGATAATCCGGAAAAATGGACATAGATTTGCAATGCAAAGAGCAGAAAGAATAGTTTTACTTAGAGAAAAATCAGAGCTTATTAATCAAATATCTAAATATCAAGATGGAAAAGAAGCAAGAGAAATCCTTGTTAAAAATATAAAGGGATATGGATATAAAGAAGCGAGCCATTTTTTAAGAAATATAGGATTTGATGATGTTGCTATTATAGATAGACATATATCAAGATTTTTATTTGAAAATAATTTTGTAAAACCAAGAAAAACCATAACAAAATCAGTATACTTAGAGTCAGAAAAAGCTTTAGAAAAGATAGCCAAAGACTTAAATCTAACACAAGCAGAGCTTGATTTATATATCTTTTATATAAAAACAAAAAAGGTATTAAAATGA
- a CDS encoding helix-turn-helix domain-containing protein has protein sequence MEILSGEYIKRLREEKGISKEEIAEKTKINISIIDEIEKCDNIYDLQPHKQLLAKQILKELGVEIKIKPQTDMVCNISCREDLLEEKSNKLSHILVLLILTALTFIASANINKTQIQTNQVVQTEKPDKIPVSNNTNQEQPEEIIQKIILKADDEVWITADINGEKSIFNIKKDEEKTIYFKEKISFETIGNADKLRIIFGNQEVRFQNKEVVHNVFVDKEGVFYSGYNLLRGIPKI, from the coding sequence GTGGAAATTTTGAGTGGTGAATATATAAAACGATTAAGAGAAGAAAAAGGTATTTCAAAAGAAGAAATAGCAGAAAAAACTAAAATAAATATATCTATCATAGATGAGATAGAAAAATGCGATAATATATATGATTTACAGCCTCACAAACAGCTTCTTGCTAAGCAAATATTGAAAGAGCTTGGGGTTGAGATAAAAATTAAACCACAGACAGATATGGTTTGTAATATATCTTGTAGGGAAGATTTATTAGAAGAAAAAAGTAATAAATTATCCCATATATTAGTTCTACTGATACTCACAGCATTAACATTTATTGCTTCTGCAAATATAAATAAAACTCAAATTCAAACAAACCAAGTAGTTCAAACAGAAAAACCGGATAAAATTCCTGTATCAAACAATACAAATCAAGAACAACCGGAAGAAATAATTCAAAAAATAATCTTAAAAGCAGATGATGAAGTCTGGATAACGGCAGATATAAATGGAGAGAAAAGTATATTTAATATTAAAAAGGATGAAGAAAAAACCATATATTTCAAAGAAAAAATATCTTTTGAAACCATAGGAAATGCTGATAAATTGAGAATTATATTTGGTAATCAAGAAGTTAGATTTCAAAATAAAGAAGTTGTTCATAATGTATTTGTAGATAAAGAAGGTGTATTTTATAGTGGTTATAACTTACTTAGAGGTATTCCAAAAATTTGA
- a CDS encoding sulfite oxidase-like oxidoreductase, with the protein MRRIISPINLREDRLPPGQHWTNKLHILGISDPPDIDLSEYRFRIFGEVENPITLTWDDIMELEKVELIADFHCVTRWSCPDVSWIGFHVDEIKKLVKIKETAKSVMVHSLDGYTTNVPIEYFFDEDVIFAYMLNGKPIPADNVYPLRLIVPKLYSWKSAKFVTAIEFKDKDEPGFWEKRGYHILGDPWKEQRYWED; encoded by the coding sequence ATGAGAAGAATAATTAGCCCTATAAATCTTAGAGAAGATAGATTACCTCCGGGACAACATTGGACAAATAAACTTCATATTCTTGGTATATCTGACCCACCGGATATAGATTTATCTGAATATAGATTTAGAATATTCGGAGAAGTGGAAAATCCGATTACATTAACATGGGATGATATAATGGAGCTTGAGAAAGTAGAACTTATAGCAGATTTTCATTGTGTAACAAGATGGAGTTGTCCGGATGTCTCTTGGATAGGATTTCATGTAGATGAGATAAAAAAGTTGGTAAAAATAAAAGAAACAGCAAAATCAGTTATGGTTCATTCCTTAGATGGATATACAACAAATGTTCCAATTGAGTATTTTTTTGATGAAGATGTAATATTTGCCTATATGCTAAATGGTAAACCTATACCGGCAGATAATGTTTATCCTCTAAGATTAATAGTTCCAAAACTTTATTCATGGAAAAGTGCAAAATTTGTAACAGCCATAGAGTTTAAAGATAAAGATGAACCGGGATTTTGGGAAAAAAGAGGATACCATATACTCGGCGACCCGTGGAAAGAACAAAGATATTGGGAAGATTAA
- a CDS encoding Fur family transcriptional regulator, producing MQRRNTQQRKLIYEILKDTDIHPTADWIYEKVKKYIPNISLGTVYRNLKVLKEEGLILELNDGRQSRFDARIDKHFHFKCEICNNIYDIDRNNIIEQINIKQLTKNGFIVEDIDITFKGICPKCGEKNEKNN from the coding sequence ATGCAAAGAAGAAACACTCAACAAAGAAAATTAATATATGAAATACTTAAAGATACAGATATTCATCCAACAGCAGATTGGATTTATGAAAAGGTAAAAAAATATATACCGAATATAAGTCTTGGGACGGTATATAGAAATTTAAAAGTTTTGAAAGAGGAAGGTTTAATTCTTGAACTTAATGATGGGAGACAAAGTAGATTTGATGCAAGGATAGATAAACATTTTCATTTTAAATGTGAGATTTGCAATAATATCTATGATATAGACAGAAACAACATAATAGAGCAGATTAATATAAAACAGCTAACTAAAAATGGCTTTATAGTTGAAGATATAGATATAACATTTAAAGGAATATGTCCAAAATGTGGAGAGAAAAATGAGAAGAATAATTAG